The following is a genomic window from Streptomyces chrestomyceticus JCM 4735.
AATCTCTTCTCGAAATCTCGACAGTCGAAAGATCTACGGGTGGACGGCGGGGGCGGCGCTCGTGGCGCCCTCCCCCGCCGTCGTCAACCGATGGTGCGGCGTCAGGCCTGCTCGGCGTCCGCGGCCGGCTTCTCGGCCTCGGCCTCGGCGGCGGGGGCCTCGGCGGCCGGGGCCTCGGCGGGCTTGTCCTCGGCCTTGGCCTCGTCGGCCTTGGCGTCGTCGGCCTTCTTCTCGCCCTCGAGCAGGTCGCGCTCCCACTCGGCGAGCGGCTCGCCGGCCTTCTCGCCCGGCTTCTGGTCGCCGGTGGCGACGCCGGAGCGGGCGATGAGGCCCTCGGCGACGGCGTCGGCGATCACGCGGGTGAGCAGGGTGACGGAGCGGATCGCGTCGTCGTTACCCGGGATCTTGTAGTCGACCTCGTCCGGGTCGCAGTTCGTGTCGAGGATCGCCACGACCGGGATGTTCAGCTTGCGCGCCTCGCCGACGGCGATGTGCTCCTTCTTGGTGTCCACGATCCAGACGGCGCTGGGCACCTTCTGCATCTCGCGGATACCGCCGAGGGTCTTCTCCAGCTTGGCCTTCTCGCGGGAGAGAACCAGCAGCTCCTTCTTGGTGAGGCCGGAGGCGGCCACATCCTCGAAGTCGATCTGCTCGAGCTCCTTCAGGCGCTGCAGGCGCTTGTAGACGGTCGAGAAGTTGGTCAGCATGCCGCCGAGCCAGCGCTGGTTCACGTAGGGCATGCCCACGCGGGTCGCCTGCTCGGCAATGGCCTCCTGGGCCTGCTTCTTGGTGCCGACGAACATCACCGAGCCGCCGTGGGCGACGGTCTCCTTGACGAACTCGTAGGCGCGGTCGATGTACGACAGCGACTGGAGCAGGTCGATGATGTAGATGCCGTTGCGCTCCGTGAAGATGAAGCGCTTCATCTTCGGGTTCCAACGGCGGGTCTGGTGCCCGAAGTGGACGCCGCTCTCCAGCAGCTCCCGCATCGTGACGACGGCCATGGCCGTACTCCTCGTGTTACTCGGTTCCACTGCGGCCGGGCGGCCGCGGTGCCTGACGCCCCGGCGCGCTCTGCCGGGGAAGGAACCTTGCGGGGCCTTCCGAGGACCGAGGGGCGCGTCCACCGTGCTGCCCGAATGGGGAATGTTGCGCTGGTGGCGGGGCGTGCGAAGTCGACCCGGTGACCCGGATCGCCACATGAAGTGTACGGGACCGCCGAAGGGACGGGCGACACACTCCTTTCGGCCAGGGGGTGGGGGTGGGGCGGGG
Proteins encoded in this region:
- the rpsB gene encoding 30S ribosomal protein S2; the protein is MAVVTMRELLESGVHFGHQTRRWNPKMKRFIFTERNGIYIIDLLQSLSYIDRAYEFVKETVAHGGSVMFVGTKKQAQEAIAEQATRVGMPYVNQRWLGGMLTNFSTVYKRLQRLKELEQIDFEDVAASGLTKKELLVLSREKAKLEKTLGGIREMQKVPSAVWIVDTKKEHIAVGEARKLNIPVVAILDTNCDPDEVDYKIPGNDDAIRSVTLLTRVIADAVAEGLIARSGVATGDQKPGEKAGEPLAEWERDLLEGEKKADDAKADEAKAEDKPAEAPAAEAPAAEAEAEKPAADAEQA